From the genome of Fundidesulfovibrio terrae:
CGCCAGCACCCGGGCCTGCTGGAGCAGCACGTCCAAAAGCCCCGATGCCTGAATAAGGGTGGCACGGACTCCGGCGCGGAAGCCTTCGGGCAGGCCGTCCCCCTCGTCGCCCTGGAAGACCACGGGGTCACCGTCAAGAAACCGCCGCCAGGCGGCGCGCTGGATCCTGTTCCAAACGGCCCGTTGCCCCCCGCCGTGGCCGGAGCGGGATTCGAGATCCAGAAACCCGTCCGGAGAGCGCACGCACTCCCAGGCCCGCACCCCGAGTCCGGACAGCCCGGGCCAGCGCCCCGAGGCCAGGAATCCATCCAGGTAGGCGCACACCGCTTCGTGGGCCACATGCGTGCGGCAGGCGAAATCGATGGAGCATTGGTGCGAGAACGGACACGGGTGGCAGTCCATGTCCGGCTCCAGGCAAAGCGCGCCGGGCAGGTACGGCCCGGTGTCCCACGGCTGGGCCGTGGCCAGGAATATAGCCAGGATGGGCACATTGAGCCCGGCGGCCAGGTGCATGGTGCCGGTGTCGTTGGTGACCAGCAGGCGAAGCGAGCTTACAGCCGCGCCCAGCTGCCCGAGCCCCGTGGCCCCTGCCAGGCTGGCGTGGGGCACGGCAACGGCCCTGGCGAACTCTTCGGCCAGGGGAAGCTCGTCCTTGGAGCCCAGAATCACCGGCAGCAGGCGGTGGCGTTCCCAGAGAAACCCGGCCGTTCGCGCGAAAGACGCGACAGGCCACTGGCGCTTGGCCGCGCTGGCCCCCAGTTGCATCCCCACGAACCCCGCGTGAGGGGCGTCCGTCTGGGCGGCGATCAGCCCGGCCACGGCGCGCACGTCCTCGGGGGCCGGATCAGCCAGCCTGAATTCCCGGGGGGCGTCGCCCAGGTGCGCGCTCTTGAAGAAGAGGTCCACCAGGTTGAAGGGGCTCGATCCGCGATGGCGGGAAGTGGCCTCCAGGAAGGCGGCCCAGGCCGTGGAATAGGCCCCGAAACCGAATTCGTCCACGGCGAAGCCCAGGGCGTCACCGCCGCTTAGGGACCTGGCCAGGAGCCTGGCGGGAAGCGAGGGGGTCAGGTTGATGACCCGGTCGGGACGGAATTCTTGGCGCACCCGGTCGATCCATTCCAGGCAGCCGCCCAGGGCATCGGGCCAGGAGCGGTCCAGGTCGGCCAGGAAACGCTCCCCGGCCACGGGGTGCACCGCGTCCACGTCCCGGAGCAGGGCCGCCGCGCCCTGGAAGTTGCGCAGGCACACGAGGCCCGTGGAGTGTCCCAGGCGTTTGAGCCCGGTGAACACCGGCTGGGTCTGGAGGAGGTCCCCGAAACGGGTCAAATTTATGACCAGGGTGCGCATGGCAGACCTTTCCCGATCAAGAACCGGGCCACGCGAAACATGTTGCACAATCCGTCCGAGTGCCCTATCAGTCGAATCGTTCGCCAACTCGCCCGCTTCACCGCTTACCGCATTCTGGAGGACAGCTTATTATGGCTCTCAAAGAAGATGCACTGCGCTACCACTCGGCGGCGCGGACCGGCAAGCTCGAAGTGGTTCCCTGCAAACCTTTCCGCAACGCGTACGACCTGACCATGGCCTACTCCCCCGGTGTGGCTGCGGCCTGTCGCGAAATCCACGCCGACGCCGAGAAGATCTGGGAGTACACCAACCGCGGCAACCTGGTGGCCGTGGTGTCCAACGGAACGGCGGTCCTCGGCCTGGGCAACATCGGCCCCAAGGCCGGCAAGCCCGTCATGGAAGGCAAGGGTTTCCTGTTCAAGATCTTTGCCGACATCGACGTGTACGACCTGAACATCAACGCGCCCACCGTGGAGCAGGTCGTCAACTTCTGCAAGATGCTCGAACCCGGCGTCGGCGGCATCAACCTTGAGGACATCAAGGCCCCCGAGTGCTTTGAGATCGAGCAGGCCCTCATCGAGGCCCTTGAGATCCCCGTGTTCCACGACGACCAGCACGGCACGGCCATCGTGTCCGCCGCCGGCCTCATGAACGCCTGCGAGATCACTGGCAAGAAGATCGAGGACCTGCGCGTGGTCGTGTCCGGCGCGGGCGCCGCGGCCATCGCCTGCAGCAAGCTCTACGAGGCCATGGGCGTTCAGCGCGAGAACATCGCCATGTTCGACACCCGCGGCCACATCAACAAGAGCCGCACCGGCATGCACGCCACCAAGGTGTACTTCGGCGACGCCCAGAAGAAGGAATACGCCAGCCTCGGCGACGCCATGAAGGGTGCCGACGTGTTCCTGGGCCTGTCCGTGAAGGACGCGGTCAACCAGGACATGGTGAAGGCGATGGCCAAGAATCCCGTGATCTTCGCCATGGCCAACCCCGACCCCGAAATCTCCTACCCCGACGCCAAGGCCGCCCGCCCCGACGCCATCATGGGCACCGGCCGTTCGGACTTCCCCAACCAGGTCAACAACGTCTCCGGCTTCCCCTTCATCTTCCGCGGCGCCCTTGACGCGGGCTCCAAGAAGATCAACGAGCAGATGAAGATGGCCGCCGCCAAGGCCATTGCCGACCTGGCCAAGGAGCCCGTTCCTTCCGAGATCTGCGACATGTACGGTGTGAAGGAACTCAAGCTCGGCCTCGACTACATCATGCCCAAGGCCCTGGACTTCCGCATGCTCGAATGGGAAGCCCCCGCCGTGGCCCAGGCCGCCATCGACACCGGCGTGGCCACCAAGAAGCTGGACATGGCCCAGTACAAGAAGGACCTGCGCGTGCGCATCGACGACGCCCACAAGCGCATGAAGATGTACCTGGACACCTACGATCTGAGCATGATCTAGTCCGCGTACCGATTCCGACTCCAAGGGCGCGCCTTCAGGGCGCGCCCTTTTTTATCGCCGATGACCGAGGAATCGTATCGAACTTCGCCCCTGCCGCACGCCAAGCCCGTTCACCTTTTTAAGCGCATCGTATATCCTCGCCGCATGCGCGCCCTCATCCTATCCCTCATGCTTCTGATGCTCAGCCCGGCACTTCCGGCCAAGGCCGCCGATCCTACCGTGGACAAGCTCCTTGCCTCCATGACCCTGGAGGAAAAGATCGGCCAGATGATGCTGGTGGCCTTCAAGGGCCCGGCCATGTCCCCGGAGCTTGGGGACATGATCGCCAAGCGCCGCATCGGCGGGGTGATCCTCTATTCCTCCTGGGGCAACGTGGAGAATCTGCGCCAAGTGGCCGCACTGAACGCTTCCATCCAGGCAGAAGCGGCCCGACTGCAGCGCGGGGTGGGCCTGTTTGTGGGCGTGGACCAGGAAGGCGGCCCGGTCAACCGCTTGCGCCAGGGAGTCACGGTGTTTCCCAGCCAGATGGCCGTGGCCGCCACCGGCAACCGTGAGCACGCCAAAGCCATGGCCCGCATCCTGGCATCGGAGCTTTCTGTGCTGGGGTTCAACCTCGATTTCTCCCCAGTGGCCGACGTCAATTCCAACCCTGACAACCCCATCATCGGCATCCGGTCCTTCGGCTCCGACCCCAACGTGGTCTCGCGCCTCACCGCGGCCATGGTGGAGGAATTCGTCCGACTGCGCATGATCTGCACGCCCAAGCATTTCCCGGGACACGGCGACACCAACGTCGACTCCCACCTGGGCCTCCCCCGGTCCAACCACGACCGCAAGACCTTGGAGCGCATGGACTTCCCCCCCTTCGCGGCCGCGTTCAAAGCTCAAGCCCCGGCAGTGATGACCGCCCATGTGGAGGTCCCCGCGCTGGAACCGGCCAAGGATATTCCTGCCACCCTCTCCAACCGGGTGCTGGAAGGCGTGCTGCGCAAGGATATGCGCTTCGACGGGCTCATCGTCACCGATTCTCTGGGCATGGGGGCGCTCTCCAAGGGCGTGGGCACGGTCAGGGCGTCGGTCATGGCCGCCAAGGCCGGGGCGGACGTGCTCCTCTTCGGGGCGGACATCGGCCACGAACCCGAAGACCAGGTCAAGGCGTTCGACGCCCTGGTGGCCGCCGCCAAATCCGGGGAGCTGCCCATGGCCCGTGTCGACAGGGCCGTGGCGCGCATCCTGGAGGTGAAGAAGCGCTACGGAATTCTCGATCCAGCCGCCATCCCCGACCGCTCCATGGAGATCCCCTTCCAAGTGGGCAACCCGGAAAACCTCCAGGCCGCCCTGGCCATCGCCCAGGACAGCGTCACCCTGCTCCATGACCGCCTGAAGCTCCTGCCGTTCAGGTCCAAGGACCGCATCCTGGTGGTCTGGCCCCAGCGCACGCCGAACGACCCCGTGGACATGCTCGGACTGCCGCCCGGCGCGGCCCTCCTGCGCACCGATCGCGAGCCTTCCTCGCAGGATTTCCGCAACGCGGTGGAAGCGGCCGGAATCGTGGACAAGGTGGTGGTCATCACCTACGACGCCGCGCGCAATCCCGCCCAGCAGGGCCTCGTTCGCACCTTGCTGGCCATGAAGCCCCAGGGGGTCATCCACGTGGCCCTGGGCGCGCCCTACGACCTGTCCCTCTTCCCGGACGCCCCCGCCTCCGTGGCCACGTACGGCGACGTGCCGGTCAGCGTGCAGGCGCTCTCGGCCGCCCTGTCCGGACGCATCCCCTTCACGGGACGCTTGCCGGTCCGCCTGCCATGATCGTGAGCGCCACCCGGCGCGCCGACATCCCGGCCTACTATTCCCGCTGGTTCATGAACCGGATCAGGGCCGGATGGTGCGCCGTGCCCAACCCCTTCAATTCCCGCCAGGTCCTCCGGGTGGACCTCTCCCCGGAGCGTGTGGACGCCTTGGTCTTCTGGACCCGCGATCCCACCCCCCTGCTGGGCCACCTGGAGGAACTCGCGTCAATGGGCCACAGGTTCGTCTTCCAGTTCACCCTGGTGGAATATCCGCCCTGCATGCACCCGGGCATGAAGCCGCTGCCCGCGCGGCTGGAGGCTTTCAGGAGGCTCGCGGACGCCGTTGGTCCGGAGCGTGTTCTCTGGCGTTACGACCCGGTGGTGCTCACCGGCGAAACGGGCACGGATTTCCACCTGAAGGGATTCGAGATTCTGGCCCGCGCCCTGGAGGGCTCCACCCGCCGCGTCACCGTGAGCCTCATGGAACCCTACCGCAAGACACGCGCACGCATGGCCCGGATCGGTGCGCACCTGCTTGCCCCGGAAGAGCACGCCCTTGCGGGCATGTTCACGTCCATAGCCGAACTGGCTCGTTCCCGGGGCATGGAGCCGGTGAGTTGCGCAGACGAGGCCGGACTGGCCGGTCTCGGTTTCTTGCCGGGCGCGTGCGTGGACGCCCTCCTGCTCAACCGGCTTTTCTCCCTGGCCCTGCCCGAATCCCGGGACGTGAGCCAGCGTCCGGCCTGCCGTTGCGCCAAGAGCACGGACATCGGCATGTACGACGCCTGCCCGGCAGGATGCGCCTATTGCTACGCCACCCAGGACTTCGTCCGCGCCCGCAAGGCACTTTCCCGCCACGATCCCGATTCGCCGTCGCTTCTCGGGCGTTTCGAGCCGCCGCCCCCCCAACACCCGCTGTTCACGCCCTGAAACCGTTCCCTCCACTACGGGCAACGGCATGGATACTGGCGCAAGGCGGAGCTGCACGGCGACCTGCAACGGGCCGTGTCCGAATTGTGCGCCGTGGCGCGGCCGGACCTCTCGGCGCTGGATGCGTCGGCGAGACTCAAGGACCATCATCTGGACGGTCGCACCTGCGATCCGCCGATCGGCAAGCTAACCGCCGGGAGCGACCCGAGGGAGGTGGACCTTTGGGAGCCGGGCTTCTGGGACTCGCCTGGAGGGAGATCGGGCATCTTCGAGGCTGACCGGGCAATGCCCGGCCAGCCTCGCTTCATTATTGTTGAGGTTTCGTCGTCTTGGGTTTGCTCTTCTTTTCCTGCTCGTGGCCGTAAAGCCCTCCGGCCACAGCTCCCAGGGCACCGCCGATGGCCGCGCCCACGCCCACGTATCCGCCCGATATGGCGGCTATCCCCGCGCCCGCGCCCGCTCCGATGGCTCCTCCGCTGAGCGCGCCCTGCTGCGTCTTGGTCATGTTGGTGCACGCGCCCGTGAGCAGCAGCGAACAGGCGAGGACGCCCGCAGTGAGTGTCTTGCTCATGATGGCACCTACTTCTTGTCGGTTATGGGGAAGGCCACTTCGTACCAGAGCACTTCCACCACGGGTTTCGTTTTGAGTTCAGGCTTCAGCTTGAACACCTTGTCCAGCTCGTCCACGATCTCCTTGAGCTTGAAGCGCGACAGGCCGCTCACCCAGGCAGGGATCAGGCTTTTCTGGTCCGCCGGGGGAGTGGCCCCCTGAACCTCCTTTTCCAGTTCGATCATGGTGGTCATCCCGGCAATGAACGAGAGCCGCTCCTGCGGGGTGGCGTTCATCCAGTGTTCGCCGGTGATCACGGGAAAGGAGTAGGTTTGCGCCTTGGCGGTTCCGGGATGGGCCAGGAGAAAGGCCCCCAGGACAACCGCCAGCATCATTGAGCGTTTGTATGCCACAGTGCACCTCCAGCAAGTTTTGCGAGACCCGGTGGAAGGAACAAAAACCACCTTCCGTTTTCCTTACGCCGAATTACCGCTTCGGCGCAAATAATTTCAACCCGACTTCCTCTCCGGCCTTCGACCTCCGGCCGTTTCAATCAAACGCGACACAAACTGTTATCATCTCTATTGTATTTCAATAATGAAATTAACTTTACCGCAGTAACCTGCTACACGCGCCAATCGACAAGACTGAATGAAGTTGCATTGTCGTTTCTACCTGGTGTTTTCGATGCAACTTCTTTTATACGCGAATTATTAGAGAGGCAGTATGTTTTGAAAGCATGCCTACACGATGGTTCACCGGGACGAGACCGCGCATGCGCGATGCTTAGCCCCGTTTTATGTCCGGCAACCCTTCATGACAAAGGAGTAAGGAAAAACATGAAGCGTTTTGCTAGCCTGGCCCTGATTGCCGCAATGGTGTTCGGCTGCGTGGCTTTCGCCTCCGCCGCCACCGAGGTCAAGATGACCGGCGACGCCCGTATCCACGCCAACTTCTGGAACAACATCAACTACACCGGCTGGAACGCCAAGGGCACCAACACCGGCGACTCCCTAACCATCTGGGAGCGCTTCCGCCTGCGGTCCGACTTCATCGCCAACGAGGGCCTGAAATTCCGCTTCGGCATCCGCGTGAACAACAAGGCCTGGGGCAACGACACCTTCACCGTGGACAACCCGGCCACCTCCATCGACGTGTACCAGGCCTTCCTGCAGTTCAAGTGGCCCAGCACCGATGTGGAGTTCACCGTGGGCCTCCAGGACATGGACCTGCCCATCTCCGCCCCCGGCATCCTGAACTCCAGCCCGGTGTTCGGCGGCACCCGCGCCGCCGCCGCCGTGGTGTCCATCCCCGTGATCGACCAGTTGAAGATCGTGGGCGGCTTCACCCGCCTGCTCGACTCCAACAAGGACTTCGACACCACCACCAAGCAGGTCGCCGACGAACTTGACGGCTACTTCCTGGTGATGCCCATCACCCTGGACGGCTTCTCGGCCACTCCCTGGGGCATGCTGGCCGTCGCCGGCAAGGATGCCACCTACACCACTCCGGTGGGATCTTCCCCCCGTTACACCGACCAGTCCCTGGCCACCAACCTGGCTTCCGCCGGCTACATGACCGGCGCCAACACCGGGTTCACGCAGAGCCAGACCGTGTACTGGTGGGTAGGCTCCTCGTTCGCCGTCACCGCGCTTGATCCCTTCAAGTTCTATGCTGACGTGATCTACGGCGAAGGCGCCTCCGACCAGGGCAGCAGGCGTCGCGCCGGCCTGTTCTTCGATGTGGCCGCCGAATACACCGGCTTCGACATGCTCACCCCCCAGGCGACCTTCTGGTATTCCACCGGCGAGGACAAATCCACCGGCAACGGCTCGGAGCGCATGCCCACCGTGGTCGGCTCATGGGGACCCTCGACCTCGTTCCTGTTCGACTCCAGCCAGGCGTTCGCCGCCGGCCACATGGGCCTGAACCCCATCGGCACCTGGGGCTTCGCGGTCTCGCTGAACAAGATCTCGTTCATGCAGGACCTGACCCATCGCCTGACCTTCACCTACGCCCAGGGCACCAACAACGCCCGCGCCCTGCGTAACGCCAACACCATCTGGGGCACCGGCAACTATGTGCAGATGGGACGCGACCTGACCACCAACGAGTACGTGATGGGCGTCAACTTCGACAACCAGTACAACATCTACGAGAACTTGGCCGCCATCGTGGAAACCGGCTGGGCGCACGGCTCCTTCCAGTCGAGCGTCTGGGGCCACCGCCTGGTGAACCAAGCCCAGAACGGCGACGCCTGGAAGGTCGCCTTCGGCCTGCAGTACAAGTTCTAATCGGAGTTTGCCGGACGTGACCATGGCGGCCGGGACGAAAGTCCCGGCCGCTTCTTTTTCATGAGGGGGTAAGCCCGGAGGCTCTACTGGTTCAGCGTGGACTGGGTCAGGAGGGTGACGTTGGATTTGGTGAAGAACCCGTCGAATCCGTCGTAACGGCGGATGTATTCGTTCACCAGGAGCGTGTTGGGGCTCATTTTGGTGAAGATCTGCTTGAGCCCTTCCTCGCGCGAGCCCACCAGGTCGGACAGGAAGCCCTGCCCCTGGCCCTTGAGGGACTCCACTGTGTCCTCGATGTTCTCGGTGGTGAAGGCCATGTGGTGGCTGCGCGGGCCGTAGTTGTGGATGAAAAGTTCCGTGGGGCCGGACTGCTCCACCGTGGTGAAGGGAGCGATGCCCGAGGTGAACACCTGGGCGTAGTCGTCGGGCGAGAGCCTGGCCACGTTGGTGATGGAGTTCAAAAAGTCCACGTAGACCGCAAAGGAGAAGTCGTAGCTGGTGAGTTCCATGAACTCCAGGATGGCCGCGTCACGCTCCTCGGCGCGCACGCGGGTGGCCACGTGGTCGAGGTCCTTGATGTTGTTAAGCCAGGGCCTGTCGGGCTTGGCCACATCCAGGGAGAGGGGCGCGCAGTCGGGGGTGAGGTAGTCCGACTCCCGGCTCTTCCACTCCACGAGCCCGATGGAGTTGCCCGTGAAGCGCGAGGGCATGGTCTGGGCGTACGTGTAGTTGGGAGTCTTGATGACGTCGTCCGAAAGGAATTCCACCCCGCGCTTGCGCTGGGTCTTGAAGTATTCCTTCACGTCGCGGCACTTGAAGATGAAGGTTTCCAGGCGGGTGTTGGGGACGGAGGCCGTCTTGGCACCTTGGTTGGCGGCGGCGAAGGGGTTCACGCCCGCCTTTCGAGTCTGGATGATGAGGTCGGCCGAGCCCTCCTGGGAAAGGATGCACACGTCGTGGGGGCCGCGCGAATAGGCCGCGGACACGCAATGGCCGGTGTTGCCCAGGAGTTCGCATATGGCCGGGACGAAGTGGTCCGGCTCGGTGGTGATGACCACGGCCTCAAGCCCGCCCACCAGGCCCTCGAGGCCCGCCTTGCGGCGCTCGGAGCGGATTTTTTCCACGGCGCCCAAAAGGACGGAATCGTCGTTCTGCTTGAAATCGGACATGGGCTACCCCTTGAGAATTGGAATGATTCGTATCGGAGTAATACCCGAAACGGGGGCGATGTCCAACGGGGAATGGCTCTACATCATGTCCACCGGGTCCAGGTCCAGCTGCAGCCTAAGCTTGCTCGAACTCCCAAGCGCCCGCAGGGCCTTGGCGAAGCTCTGCCGGATGGACGGCCAGTCCGCCGCCTTGAGCAGGCAGTTGAAGCGCCTGCGGTCGCGCATCACGGCAATGGGAGCCGGAGCCGGGCCGAGCACACGCACGCCGGGCACGCCCCGCAGGGCGCGGCCCAGTTCGGTCAACGCCTCCTGCCCCATCTCGTAGTCCCTGGCGTAACTGGCCCGCACCAGCCCGAGCTTCACGAAGGGCGGATAGCCGTACTTGCGGCGCTTCTCGATCTCCTGGGCGAAGAATCCGGTATAATCGGCGTTTTTCACCAGCTCCCAGAACGGATCGTTCGGGCTCCTGGTCTGGATGAGCACCCTGCCCGCCTTCTCGCCGCGCCCTGCCCGCCCGGCCACCTGCACCAGCATCTGGAAGCTGCGCTCCATGGCCCGGTAGTCCGGCAGGTTGAGCCCCATGTCGCCGTCGGCCACCAGCACCAGGGTCACGTCCGGGAAGTCGTGGCCTTTGGTGAGCATCTGCGTGCCCACCAGCACCTGGGTGCGCCCGCGCGCGAAATCGGCCAGGATCTCCTCGGCCCGCCCCGCCCGGCGCGCGGCGTCGCGGTCCAGCCGGGCCACGCCCACCTCGGCGGGCAGCACAGCGGACAGCTGCTCCTCCAGGAGTTCGGTGCCTTCGCCCATGGGCAGGAAGTTGCATCCACCGCAGGAGCCGCAGGGACGCGGAAACCCGAAGCTCTGGCCGCAGTAGTGGCAAACCAGGCGTTCGCGCCCCTTGTGGTAGGTGAGCGACACCTCGCAGCTGGGGCAGCGCACCACCTGCTCGCAGTCCAGACAGAAGATGAGCGGGGAGTAGCCCCGGCGGTTGAGCAGGATCATGGCCTGCTCGCCACGCGTAAGCGTCTCGTTCAGCGCCCGGATGCTGGGCTCGGCCAGTAGCCCCGCTCCATCCTTGTCCAGGCGCTGCTTCAGTTGCACCGCACGGTCGCGCGGGGCCAGGTCGATCAGCTCCACATCGGGCAGCCTTCCCGCCCCGGCCCGGCTGGGCATGACCACCATGGGCGCGGCCCCGTCCAGGGCCGCCTGGTAAGTCTTGACGTCCGGCGTGGCCGATCCGAGCAGCAAGAGCGCCCCGTCCTGCCGGGCGCGGAAATAGGCCACTTCCTTGGCCTGGTAGGGCAGGCGCTCGTCCTGCTTGAAGGATGAGTCGTGCTCCTCGTCCAGGATGATCAGCCCCACGTCCGGCACGGGCAGGAAAAGCGCCGAACGCGTGCCCACCACCAATCGCGGCGAGCGTGACACGGCCACTTCTCGGAAGGTGCGCTCGCGCCTGACAGGTGTCTGGTAGCCGTGGGAATACACGGGGTCGAAACCGAACCAGCTGCGCGCACGGTCGCGCAGGGCGGCAGCCAGGGCCACCTCAGGGGCCAGGAGCATCACCGACCGGCCCTGGCGCAGCACCTCGCCGGCCAGCTCGAAATAGAGGCGGGTCTTGCCGCTTCCGGTGACGCCGTGCACCAGGCGCTCGCCTCCTCCTCCGCCACTCGCCAGCAACGGCAGCATCTCGTCCAGGGCAGCCTGTTGCGCCTGCGTGAGAGGCGGCCTGTCCTCCGGCTCGCCGATGACGGACTCTTCCTCGGGCTCTTCGGGCGGCGGCCCCAATATGATGCGCCCCTTGCCCTCCAGCGCCTTGAGCGCCTGCGAGATGCCCGGCCCCAAAGCCTCGCGCAGCTGCGCCGCCGTGGCTTGTCCCCGGGCGAAAAGCATCTCCAGCACCGCCAGTTGCGCCGAGGCGGCCGGACGCACCGGCCAGGGCGGGTCCACCAGCAGGCGGTAGGCCGGTTCCGGCTCGGCGGAGGTCACCGCGAGCAACGCCTCGCCCCCTCTCCAGGCCACGGCCAGATCGGCCACCGGGACCGGGGCTTCGTCCAATTTGCTCAACGGATACTTTAGCTTTTTGCCGCCATGGAGAAACGACAGCGTGGCCCGGGCCAGCTTGAGCCCGGCGGGCAGAAGCGTGGCCAGCACCTGCCCCGCATGGGCCATCTGCCGCGACGCCAAGTTCTCGGCCAGCCGGACGTAGGCGGGTGTCAGGAGAGGCGCAAGTTCAAGGGGCCAGATGACGTCCTTGGCCTCAATGCCCTCGGGCATGGATTCGGCCGGGCCAAGCACCACGCCCGCGCGCACGGACCGGCCCATGGGCACGGCCACGCGCATGCCCGGCGGGAAATCCCAGCCGCGAAAATGCGCGGGAAGAGAATAGGTCAGGGCCGCGAAGGGCGGCGAGAGGAGCGCGATGCGCAGAAGCGGGGGCGATGGCAACGTCATAGTGTCCTGGGGAGGCAGCCGGAGAGGAGCGAAGAGGAAGATGCCTCCGGCGGTCAAAGGAACGAAGTTCCTTTGGAATCCTTTATAGCTTCGCGTCAATCAGCGTAATCACGCTGGTCGGCGCGAAGCTACTGAGGGTCCAGGGGGATCATCCCCCTGGCGGGTGCAGGGCAGCGCCCTGCCGGGGTACGGGGCAGCGCCCCGTCAGTTCTTAACGAGAGCGCCGCCCGCCGTCAAAGCGGCGAGCGGCGCGAAAAGGCTCGCGGGCCGAAATGGCGCGGCCTGCTAGACGGGCATGAAATCCCGCAACTTGGAGATGAGCGGGTAGCGCAGCTCCTCGTCCTGCAGGGCGAAGTAGATGTTGGCGGCCAGGTAGTCCACCCAGTCACCGGCGTCGAAACGCTGTCCGCGAATCTTCACGGCCAGCAGGCGGCCCTTCTTGGCCAGGCCGCGCAGGGCGTCGGTGAGCTGGTACTCGCCGTCCTTGTTAGGCTTGAGCGCTTCCAGGTGCTCGAATATGTCCGGGAAGAGCACATAGCGGCCAACGATGGCCAGCTTGGAGGGCGCCTCGCTGGGCTTGGGCTTTTCCACCAGGTCGCGCACGCGGTAGAGCCCGGAGGAGAATTCGTCGGCATCAATGATGCCGTAGCTGGAAACCTTGTCGGCGGGCACTTCCATGACGCCCACAACGGGCATGTGCTCGGACTGGGCCACCTGGATCAGCTGGCGGATGCCCGGTTCCATGCTGAACATGAGGTCGTCGCCCACCATGACCGCGAAGGGCTCGTTCTTGACCACTTCCTTGGCGCAGAGCACTGCGTGGCCCAGACCCAGCTGCTTCTTCTGGCGCACGGTGATGATGTTGGCCATCTCGGCGGTCTGGCGCACGGTCTGGAGCAGTTCGGTCTTGCCGGAACGCTCCAGGATGTTCTCCAGGGCCAGGTTGTAGTCGAAATGATCCTCGATGATGGTCTTGTTGCGGTTGGTGATGAAGACCACGTCTTTGAGGCCGGCGCTCTGGGCTTCCTCGACCACGTACTGCACCACCGGCTTCTTGAAGATGGGGAGCATCTCCTTGGGAACGTTCTTGGTGGCCGGCAGCGACCGGGTGCCCCACCCCGCGACCGGAATCACGACCTTCGATATCTCCATGGGCCTTCTCCTTCGAGGATTGTCACTTCACGCGGGACCGCCCGCAGCGCGATTCGGGGCCGGGGCGACACCCCTCACAACCCGGAAAAGCCCGGGCCCCGCATTGCTCCAAAGACGAATTCTAGGAGATTGGTGCGAAAAGTCCAGTGAAAACGCCGGGGCTAGCGCAAGTGCTCCTTGAGAGTCGCGGCCAGGGATTCGGCCAGGGATTTCACCTGGCCCTGGTCGGAGCCCTCAACCATGACGCGGGCCACGGATTCCGTGCCCGAATAGCGCAGCAGCACCCTACCCTTGCCGCACAGGGCGGATTCGGCTTCCTTCACGGCCTCCAATACGGCCGGGGCCTCTTCGAAGGGGATCTTGCGCTCCACATGCACGTTGATGAGCAGCTGGGGATAGGGCTCGAGCAGGTGGGCCAGTTCCGAGAGGGGCTTGCCGCGCTGGAGCATGATGCGGATGAGCTGTAGGGCGGCCAGCGTACCGTCGCCGGTGGTGGCGTGACGCTTGAAGATGATGTGGCCGGACTGTTCGCCGCCCAGCACCGCGCCTTCGCGGCGCATGGCCTCGAACACGTAGCGGTCGCCCACGGGGGTGCGCAGGAGCGTGCCGCCGCGCTCGTTCATGAACACTTCCAGGGCCATGTTGCTCATGACCGTGGCCACCAGCATGTTGTGGGGCAGCTTGCCGCGTTCCATGAGGTCCAGGGCGCAGATGGCCATGATCTGATCGCCGTCGAGCACGTTGCCCTTCTCGTCCACCACGATCACCCGGTCGGCGTCGCCGTCCAGGGCGATGCCGATGTCCGCGCCGGTCTCGCGC
Proteins encoded in this window:
- a CDS encoding outer membrane homotrimeric porin, whose amino-acid sequence is MKRFASLALIAAMVFGCVAFASAATEVKMTGDARIHANFWNNINYTGWNAKGTNTGDSLTIWERFRLRSDFIANEGLKFRFGIRVNNKAWGNDTFTVDNPATSIDVYQAFLQFKWPSTDVEFTVGLQDMDLPISAPGILNSSPVFGGTRAAAAVVSIPVIDQLKIVGGFTRLLDSNKDFDTTTKQVADELDGYFLVMPITLDGFSATPWGMLAVAGKDATYTTPVGSSPRYTDQSLATNLASAGYMTGANTGFTQSQTVYWWVGSSFAVTALDPFKFYADVIYGEGASDQGSRRRAGLFFDVAAEYTGFDMLTPQATFWYSTGEDKSTGNGSERMPTVVGSWGPSTSFLFDSSQAFAAGHMGLNPIGTWGFAVSLNKISFMQDLTHRLTFTYAQGTNNARALRNANTIWGTGNYVQMGRDLTTNEYVMGVNFDNQYNIYENLAAIVETGWAHGSFQSSVWGHRLVNQAQNGDAWKVAFGLQYKF
- the galU gene encoding UTP--glucose-1-phosphate uridylyltransferase GalU gives rise to the protein MEISKVVIPVAGWGTRSLPATKNVPKEMLPIFKKPVVQYVVEEAQSAGLKDVVFITNRNKTIIEDHFDYNLALENILERSGKTELLQTVRQTAEMANIITVRQKKQLGLGHAVLCAKEVVKNEPFAVMVGDDLMFSMEPGIRQLIQVAQSEHMPVVGVMEVPADKVSSYGIIDADEFSSGLYRVRDLVEKPKPSEAPSKLAIVGRYVLFPDIFEHLEALKPNKDGEYQLTDALRGLAKKGRLLAVKIRGQRFDAGDWVDYLAANIYFALQDEELRYPLISKLRDFMPV
- the priA gene encoding replication restart helicase PriA, with protein sequence MTLPSPPLLRIALLSPPFAALTYSLPAHFRGWDFPPGMRVAVPMGRSVRAGVVLGPAESMPEGIEAKDVIWPLELAPLLTPAYVRLAENLASRQMAHAGQVLATLLPAGLKLARATLSFLHGGKKLKYPLSKLDEAPVPVADLAVAWRGGEALLAVTSAEPEPAYRLLVDPPWPVRPAASAQLAVLEMLFARGQATAAQLREALGPGISQALKALEGKGRIILGPPPEEPEEESVIGEPEDRPPLTQAQQAALDEMLPLLASGGGGGERLVHGVTGSGKTRLYFELAGEVLRQGRSVMLLAPEVALAAALRDRARSWFGFDPVYSHGYQTPVRRERTFREVAVSRSPRLVVGTRSALFLPVPDVGLIILDEEHDSSFKQDERLPYQAKEVAYFRARQDGALLLLGSATPDVKTYQAALDGAAPMVVMPSRAGAGRLPDVELIDLAPRDRAVQLKQRLDKDGAGLLAEPSIRALNETLTRGEQAMILLNRRGYSPLIFCLDCEQVVRCPSCEVSLTYHKGRERLVCHYCGQSFGFPRPCGSCGGCNFLPMGEGTELLEEQLSAVLPAEVGVARLDRDAARRAGRAEEILADFARGRTQVLVGTQMLTKGHDFPDVTLVLVADGDMGLNLPDYRAMERSFQMLVQVAGRAGRGEKAGRVLIQTRSPNDPFWELVKNADYTGFFAQEIEKRRKYGYPPFVKLGLVRASYARDYEMGQEALTELGRALRGVPGVRVLGPAPAPIAVMRDRRRFNCLLKAADWPSIRQSFAKALRALGSSSKLRLQLDLDPVDMM